Genomic segment of Populus trichocarpa isolate Nisqually-1 chromosome 12, P.trichocarpa_v4.1, whole genome shotgun sequence:
AAAGAACTTGCTGGTGTCATCTGCAGTTgtactttttgtttgttttctttctttctcggctttttttgctcttttcttCTATGCTATGTAGTAGTGTCCATGCTGCGAAGTTCATACTAtcctttaaataattattcatgttgctttttttaactaattaattatcacATGCACTGTGTTCTACGCtatttttatacaataattgtattttaatctCTCAGTTATTGtgcctctgtttttctttttaacttgatACATTTTTGGGATGCAGTCCATCATAAGACTGCCATACATTAAAGGTGCTCTGGAACGATATGATGGCCAATTTTCATCCCTTATCAAGGAAAAGTATTTGGAGTCCCTTGAGGTGTGGACTGATGATAACCACTTGAATAAGTTCATTGCTCTTGTGGAAACTGCTGTTGACCTAGATCAACTTGACAATGGGGAATACATGATTTCACCTGGTTATGAAGCTGCCTTAGGTGCACTAAAAGCTGAACAGGAGTCATTGGAGCACCAGATACACAATTTGCATAAACAAACTGCTTCCGATCTTGACCTTCCTCTAGATAAGGGATTGAAGTTAGATAAGGGAACGCAATACGGTCATGTCTTCCGAATTACAAAGAAGGAAGAGCCAAAAATACGGAAAAAGCTGACCACCCAGTTTATTGTCCTTGAAACTCGTAAGGATGGGGTAAAATTCACAAACacgaaacttaaaaaattaggtGACCAGTACCAAAAGATAGTTGAGAACTATAAGAGTCGTCAGAAGGAGCTTGTCAGTCGAGTGGTTCAAATTACAGCAACTTTCTCTGAGGTATTCATCCTTTATCATGTACTGACTTCGACAGAGCTCTTATTCTTGATTAATGCAAGTTCTATGCTGCAGGTGTTTGAGAAATTATCTGGCTTGCTTTCTGAAATGGATGTCTTACTTAGTTTTGCTGATTTGGCTTCTAGTTGTCCTACTCCATACACAAGGCCTGACATCACTCCATCTGTAATTATTTGCTTCATTCACTTCCTTCCTTTAATCTATCTTCTTGTTTTGGAAAAGCTTTGTGGTATGATATTTACCCTCTTTGCTGTTATAGGATGTGGGAGATATTATATTAGAAGGGAGTAGACATCCATGTGTGGAAGCTCAGGATTGGGTGAATTTTATTCCAAATGATTGTAAACTTGTGAGTATTCAATTGATGAAGGAGAGCATGCTCCTTCTGGACTTCCAATATCCAAGTGCCCCATTAATGTTTCTTTGTTATCTTTCCATGAATCAGGTCAGGGGAAAGAGTTGGTTCCAAATAATCACAGGGCCTAATATGGGTGGGAAATCCACATTTATTCGGCAAGTATGGATGTTTTTATGATTTGGTTTGATGCCTCTATTCGTTACTTATTTTGTCTTTCATTATTTCACTCTCACCTCTAGAATTTTTAGATCTTATTGATATTTCAGTCTGTCAATGCATTTGACTCAACACAAATTGAGTTGATGTTCATCAATGGGAGACACCGAAGTCCCTCTCAATTTCTTGTTTCACAAGATCTTCAATCTATCAAGTTAATCGACAATTTTCCAGGATTGCTATATCTGTATATTTTGGTTTCATTTGCAGATAGGTGTGAATATTCTCATGGCCCAAGTTGGTTCTTTCATTCCCTGTGACAAGGCTACCATTTCTGTACGTGATTGCATTTTTGCACGTGTGGGTGCTGGTGATTGTCAAGTGAGTCAGTGAAATAGCCTTTTAAAGTTCAAACTCTTGAAAATGAATGTCATAGATGCAACGAATTTGGAAGTTATCTGCTTTTGCTTTCTAATCCCCTTTTGCTCTTTTCTGCatatttattatcttgatttttactCCAGGATTGTAAAGTTCTATGCTCAATAATCACCAATTTCAAAGTTCCTACACGCTTCATGTCTGCTGTTGAAATGCTCATGTACTCATCCTATTATGCCTTAGGAAAGGTCACCTTTGCAGGATGTAGCTGTGAACCTATGTTATGTTGTATCAATGCACAAGATTAAATCTAGCTGCTTTACCCTGCTCTgctattttaaaatgtaatatgTTTGTGTGTTTTGATAGGGAAATGTTTGATAACGAGATACAATTGGAAACATCAGCTGTAGCATGATGTATGTGTTGCATTGAGTTTTAACTACCTGTAGAAATAAATTAGAGTGCATCACAGGAAgagcagaaaaaaataaatacctgAATTGTTGATACCATTTACATCCAAATGCTAAGGTACAGAGCAAATAGATCTGCTTTCCTTTTGTGCTTCTGAGgatgtaaaaaataagatttcaaTCTCAAATAGCAGTCTATTAATGCATCGACagcaaaaaattcaatttgaaatatgTTTGGTATAAAACTGTCTtagttcaatatttttattgagcCACTAATTTGATTCTCATCCCCTCATCCAACTAAATCTATATTCATCCTAGACTAGTTGAAAAACTTGAGCTAAACCCTCTTACTctttagatctttttttctgGCATTAGTCATTAATTTGAACATGTAAAGTATTTGTAATACCATTAGATATTGGATTATTTTAGCAGCTTAGACTTCAAGATATATAAAATCTTTGGACCTAATCAAAACATGCTACAAAATGCCTGTCAGATAATAGATGTAGTTGATAACGACttaattccaaaaaaaagtCATTCTGTTGTCATATGCTGATAGTATCAGGAAACTTCTACTAGTATATTTGCTAGTACACTTAAAGTAGTTTAACCATGTGACAAGCATGGACCAATTTGATTTATGCCTGTAAAATTTACCTGATTAGTTTTTGTgctgtttgctttttttttttacctgtaaAATGTGTCCAGAGAGTTTGAAACTGAACAACATATTTTAGTGATTACTTGGTGTCCCCTGTAATTAGCTCCAATTAGATCTCACTTCTGTATGGTGCTGTGTCTTGAGTATCACATTCACTACTCGACTGTTTGACTGTTTTGTTTCTGTAAAGTAGATTATATTACTTGCTTACAATGAAAGGATGGATGTTACATGTTTCCTTGCTATTGAAGTTTATGCAtctgtttcctttcttttagaTGCGTGGAGTTTCTACTTTTATGCAAGAAATGCTTGAAACTGCTTCAATCCTTAAAGGAGCTACAGATAGGTCATTGATAATCATTGATGAGTTAGGCCGCGGGACATCAACTTATGATGGATTTGGTAGGTTTCAACAATTTCCAGAGCCTCGGGATAGTtggtttttatgggttttttatttgaagttgtGGTTGAAGCTCTCTAAAATCATCTAACCTAAAAAAGTATcagttaaagttttttaaaactgttaaatgGATGTTATgaaattttctatcttttttttcccttttcattcCTGTTATTTGAAAGGCATGAACTATGTCTGCTCTCCTTACTTAAATCAGTATGGTTTAAAGAATTGTTCTCCTATTGAAGTTACAAGCATCCAATTAGACTTCTTTGGGGTTTGAGAGTTTCTGAAAATTAACCGTGTCTGCTCTCCTTTTTCTTGATGAGTTCGGGGAAACtacttttcttcatttatttgtaGTTTTGACTGTGGAGTTTTCTGCTTTTAAACATTGCTTAGAGCCTCTTTTCACCTTTGGTTGGAAGTGATGAAGTAGCTTTATTGTTTGATCCATATTGGAATTTATTGTTGGTTTGGTTAAACCTCATAgataaacataattttgtttatCATGTTTTGTTCTGTTTCCCAGGCTTGGCATGGGCCATATGTGAACACCTGGTTCGAGAGTTAAAAGCACCTACTTTATTTGCAACCCACTTTCACGAACTGACTGCATTAGCTCATCAAAAACCTGACCAGGAGCCACATGCGAAGCAAATTGTTGGTGTTGCAAACTATCATGTCAGTGCACACATCGACTCATCAAATCACAAGTTGACCATGCTGTACAAGGTAAATGCATTGAGGCATGGCCTAAGCACTTAGAATTACAGGTGCTTGATtgtatgccttttgtttttttattttttcaaagactagcttatatcataattttgtAGCTGTTGTTTCTGCCTTACCTTTGATCTTTGTAATTAACTGATTGGATTAGTGTAAGAGTAATAGGACTATAAATGACGTGAAGGAGAAAAGACCTTTGAGGGAGAGGGTTTTAGAGTTTTCCTTTGCCTCGCTCCTTTCAATTACTCTCTTTGTCGTTTAGCAAGCTTTGCTtacataatgaaaaaacaagtggagaaaaaggaaagaaatgaggaacttcaatttttattttatttaatttttttgggttttgtattTTCTATTATGATATGAGTTCTATTTGACACAGAAACAACAGTCTTCAATCATTATTCTTAATAATGGGGCATATATCATTGTTGGACTAGCAATTTTAGGATTAGTTTCTGACTAGATGCGATTCTTCTGCTTTTGAGTGACTGGGTTAgcaaaaataagtttaaaatgcTTACACTAATGACCTTACAACCTTGAATTCCAGGTTGAGCCAGGGGCTTGTGATCAAAGTTTTGGTATTCATGTTGCAGAATTTGCAAACTTTCCTGAAAGTGTTGTCACCCTTGCCCGAGAAAAGGCAGCTGAATTGGAAGATTTCTCACCTACTGCAATCATTTCAGATGATGCTAGAGAAGAGGTTTGTCTTTAATGAATCCAAAAGCTTCTAGCTCAGCATTGGCTCTATGCCATCTGTATAGCCTTCTAGTTATATGAGCTTTCTGATCATTTCTGTTGATAAGCCTTAGATTGATACAGTGGTATGTAGGCCAATGTTATACAAGCCTTGACGTTTCAGTTAGTGTCAACATTTGAAGGGATGTGCCACTCTGGTTTGACTTCTCCTTCTTACTAAGCAAGCCATCCAGAGTTTACATGCTAGAGTATCAAGACCTTTGGCTTGATGCTCCACTACTGTAGTGTGAAAAACAACTTCGAATTCAAGTTGATTGACTGAGATAGCACTATGGAGTATAGATTTCCCGTTAGTAATCTCCAGTGTTTGAGCCAGTCTTGAGGGGAACATCATGTCACTCTTTGGCAGTCACAAAACTTTCATGCTGTATAGCATTCTCGAAACATTTTTCTGTTTCTGATAGCAAAGTTTTCACGCGAACTGAACTTGTTAAAATGATACCATACTATCACAAAGCATTCTATTAGGTTGGAATATTGACTTattcatttatgatttgtaGGTCGGATCCAAACGAAAGAGAGAGTGCAATATGGATGATATGTCAAAAGGTGCAGCTCGGGCTCACCGGTTTCTGAAGGACTTCTCTGATTTGCCATTAGACACAATGGACTTGAAGCAGGCTCTGCTACAGATAGGCAAACTGAAAGATGACTTGGAGAAAGATGCAGTGAATTGCCATTGGCTCCAGCAATTCTTCTAGTTGTCCTTGGATGGAGCAATATTTGAATTAGACATTGCAAAGTCTCAACGAGTACAATATTTGAACATTATGCTTGACGCAGGTATTGGGTTTTGTAATCATTTCTTGGCTGGATGAGTGGTCTCTTAAAATCTTGTTGGGGCTCAGATCAATTTTAGGTCATGTAGGGGATTGGTCTCTTGTATCTGAGCTTGTGTAATTTATCCTTGTTGGGGCTCAaaccaatttcttttatttacgtATATAATATATGAGCTATTCTAAGAAAAATGGAAAACGATTTCTTTCATCTGCATTTAGCAATCCAACCAAGTTTATGCATTGCCTCAAACAATATAGCTTTTGAGTAGTTTTTCTCATGTAGGATTAAAATCTGAGCTTCCCCTTCcccaccccttttttttttggctgaagTGCTTTTCTCACTCCTTAAGAGGTGATTGTTTATCTCTTTTGTCTTCAAAACGTGTTTTATGTTACCATTACCATGACCTTGCCAACGGCATCAAGCTTTTCTGAATGACCCATTAGTTTAAAATCATACTTGTGTGGGAGAATTCCTAAACT
This window contains:
- the LOC7484706 gene encoding DNA mismatch repair protein MSH2, whose product is MGENKNFEEQNKLPELKLDAKQAQGFLSFFKTLPHDPRAVRVFDRRDYYTVHAENATFIAKTYYHTTTALRQLGSGSNGLSSVSISKNMFETIARDLLLERTDHTLELYEGSGSNWKLVKSGTPGNLGSFEDVLFANNDMQDSPVVVALLLNFREKGCTVGLSYVDLTKRVLGLAEFLDDSHFTNVESALVALSCKECLLPMESGKSNDCRTLHDVLTKCGVMLTERKKNEFKTRDLVQDLGRLVKGPLEPVRDLVSGFEFAPGALGALLSYAELLADESNYGNYRIRKYNLDSYMRLDSAATRALNVLESKTDANKNFSLFGLMNRTCTAGMGKRLLHMWLKQPLLEVDAINSRLDLVQAFVDDTGLRQDLRQHLKRISDIERLMHIVEKGRAGLHHIVKLYQSIIRLPYIKGALERYDGQFSSLIKEKYLESLEVWTDDNHLNKFIALVETAVDLDQLDNGEYMISPGYEAALGALKAEQESLEHQIHNLHKQTASDLDLPLDKGLKLDKGTQYGHVFRITKKEEPKIRKKLTTQFIVLETRKDGVKFTNTKLKKLGDQYQKIVENYKSRQKELVSRVVQITATFSEVFEKLSGLLSEMDVLLSFADLASSCPTPYTRPDITPSDVGDIILEGSRHPCVEAQDWVNFIPNDCKLVRGKSWFQIITGPNMGGKSTFIRQIGVNILMAQVGSFIPCDKATISVRDCIFARVGAGDCQMRGVSTFMQEMLETASILKGATDRSLIIIDELGRGTSTYDGFGLAWAICEHLVRELKAPTLFATHFHELTALAHQKPDQEPHAKQIVGVANYHVSAHIDSSNHKLTMLYKVEPGACDQSFGIHVAEFANFPESVVTLAREKAAELEDFSPTAIISDDAREEVGSKRKRECNMDDMSKGAARAHRFLKDFSDLPLDTMDLKQALLQIGKLKDDLEKDAVNCHWLQQFF